The Camelina sativa cultivar DH55 chromosome 14, Cs, whole genome shotgun sequence genome includes a window with the following:
- the LOC104742486 gene encoding polyadenylate-binding protein RBP47A-like isoform X2 produces MQAPNNNNGSTDSALPTSAGTTPPLQQSTPPPQQQQQQQQQQWQQQQQWMAAMQQYPAAAMAMMQQQQMMMYPHHQYAPYNQAAYQQHPQFQYAAAYQHHQGQQQQKQQQQQKQQQQQPRGGSGGDDVKTLWVGDLLHWMDEAYLHTCFSHTNEVSSVKVIRNKQTCQSEGYGFVEFLSRSAAEEALQSFSGVTMPNAEQPFRLNWASFSTGEKRASENGPDLSIFVGDLAPDVSDAVLLETFAGRYPSVKGAKVVIDSNTGRSKGYGFVRFGDENERSRAMTEMNGAFCSSRQMRVGIATPKRAAAYGQQNGSQALTLAGGHGGNGSLSDGESNNSTIFVGGIDPDVTEEDLMQPFSQFGEVISVKIPVGKGCGFVQFANRQSAEEAIGNLNGTVIGKNTVRLSWGRSPNKQWRGDSGNQWNGGYSRGQGYNNGYANQDSNMYATAAAAVPGAS; encoded by the exons atgcaggcaccaaacaacaacaacggctCAACAGATTCGGCGTTACCAACATCAGCAGGAACAACACCACCGTTGCAGCAATCAACTCCACCGcctcagcagcagcaacagcaacaacaacagcagtggcaacaacaacaacagtggATGGCTGCGATGCAGCAATACCCTGCAGCTGCTATGGCTATGATGCAACAGCAGCAAATGATGATGTATCCTCACCACCAATACGCTCCTTACAATCAAGCCGCGTATCAGCAGCATCCTCAGTTTCAATACGCTGCTGCTTATCAGCATCACCAGGGTCAACAGcagcagaagcagcagcagcagcagaagcagcagcagcagcagccacGCGGTGGATCTGGTGGTGATGATGTGAAGACCCTTTGGGTTGGTGATCTTCTTCATTGGATGGATGAG GCTTATCTCCATACCTGTTTCTCTCACACCAACGAG GTTTCTTCTGTGAAAGTTATTCGCAACAAGCAAACTTGTCAATCTGAAGGGTATggttttgttgagtttctttCACGTTCAGCAGCTGAAGAAGCTCTTCAGAGCTTTAGCGGTGTGACCATGCCGAACGCAGAACAGCCTTTCCGTTTAAACTGGGCATCTTTCAGTACTGGTGAGAAGAGAGCATCAGAAAATGGTCCGGACCTATCGATATTTGTTGGAGATTTGGCTCCAGATGTGAGTGATGCTGTCTTGCTTGAGACTTTTGCTGGTAGATATCCATCTGTCAAAGGTGCAAAAGTTGTGATCGATTCCAACACCGGGCGTTCCAAAGGTTACGGGTTTGTCAGGTTTGGTGATGAGAATGAGCGGTCAAGAGCTATGACAGAAATGAATGGTGCTTTCTGTTCAAGCAGGCAAATGCGTGTTGGTATTGCTACCCCTAAAAGGGCTGCTGCTTATGGCCAACAAAATGGTTCACAAG CTCTGACACTGGCTGGTGGACATGGAGGAAATGGTTCACTGTCTGATGGGGAATCAAACAATTCAACA ATATTTGTTGGCGGTATTGATCCTGATGTTACCGAAGAAGACCTCATGCAACCCTTTTCCCAATTTGGGGAGGTTATTTCAGTGAAGATTCCAGTAGGAAAAGGATGCGGCTTTGTCCAGTTTGCTAACAG GCAAAGTGCTGAAGAGGCCATCGGGAACTTGAACGGGACAGTCATTGGGAAAAACACTGTCCGGCTATCTTGGGGACGAAGCCCCAATAAACAG
- the LOC104742486 gene encoding polyadenylate-binding protein RBP47A-like isoform X1: MQAPNNNNGSTDSALPTSAGTTPPLQQSTPPPQQQQQQQQQQWQQQQQWMAAMQQYPAAAMAMMQQQQMMMYPHHQYAPYNQAAYQQHPQFQYAAAYQHHQGQQQQKQQQQQKQQQQQPRGGSGGDDVKTLWVGDLLHWMDEAYLHTCFSHTNEVSSVKVIRNKQTCQSEGYGFVEFLSRSAAEEALQSFSGVTMPNAEQPFRLNWASFSTGEKRASENGPDLSIFVGDLAPDVSDAVLLETFAGRYPSVKGAKVVIDSNTGRSKGYGFVRFGDENERSRAMTEMNGAFCSSRQMRVGIATPKRAAAYGQQNGSQALTLAGGHGGNGSLSDGESNNSTIFVGGIDPDVTEEDLMQPFSQFGEVISVKIPVGKGCGFVQFANRQSAEEAIGNLNGTVIGKNTVRLSWGRSPNKQWRGDSGNQWNGGYSRGQGYNNGYANQDSNMYATAAAAVPGAS, encoded by the exons atgcaggcaccaaacaacaacaacggctCAACAGATTCGGCGTTACCAACATCAGCAGGAACAACACCACCGTTGCAGCAATCAACTCCACCGcctcagcagcagcaacagcaacaacaacagcagtggcaacaacaacaacagtggATGGCTGCGATGCAGCAATACCCTGCAGCTGCTATGGCTATGATGCAACAGCAGCAAATGATGATGTATCCTCACCACCAATACGCTCCTTACAATCAAGCCGCGTATCAGCAGCATCCTCAGTTTCAATACGCTGCTGCTTATCAGCATCACCAGGGTCAACAGcagcagaagcagcagcagcagcagaagcagcagcagcagcagccacGCGGTGGATCTGGTGGTGATGATGTGAAGACCCTTTGGGTTGGTGATCTTCTTCATTGGATGGATGAGGCTTATCTCCATACCTGTTTCTCTCACACCAACGAG GTTTCTTCTGTGAAAGTTATTCGCAACAAGCAAACTTGTCAATCTGAAGGGTATggttttgttgagtttctttCACGTTCAGCAGCTGAAGAAGCTCTTCAGAGCTTTAGCGGTGTGACCATGCCGAACGCAGAACAGCCTTTCCGTTTAAACTGGGCATCTTTCAGTACTGGTGAGAAGAGAGCATCAGAAAATGGTCCGGACCTATCGATATTTGTTGGAGATTTGGCTCCAGATGTGAGTGATGCTGTCTTGCTTGAGACTTTTGCTGGTAGATATCCATCTGTCAAAGGTGCAAAAGTTGTGATCGATTCCAACACCGGGCGTTCCAAAGGTTACGGGTTTGTCAGGTTTGGTGATGAGAATGAGCGGTCAAGAGCTATGACAGAAATGAATGGTGCTTTCTGTTCAAGCAGGCAAATGCGTGTTGGTATTGCTACCCCTAAAAGGGCTGCTGCTTATGGCCAACAAAATGGTTCACAAG CTCTGACACTGGCTGGTGGACATGGAGGAAATGGTTCACTGTCTGATGGGGAATCAAACAATTCAACA ATATTTGTTGGCGGTATTGATCCTGATGTTACCGAAGAAGACCTCATGCAACCCTTTTCCCAATTTGGGGAGGTTATTTCAGTGAAGATTCCAGTAGGAAAAGGATGCGGCTTTGTCCAGTTTGCTAACAG GCAAAGTGCTGAAGAGGCCATCGGGAACTTGAACGGGACAGTCATTGGGAAAAACACTGTCCGGCTATCTTGGGGACGAAGCCCCAATAAACAG